A genome region from Erigeron canadensis isolate Cc75 chromosome 3, C_canadensis_v1, whole genome shotgun sequence includes the following:
- the LOC122591512 gene encoding uncharacterized protein LOC122591512, giving the protein MTEYGIPITKENLKKFKRKRSNKRISCFICREKGHSASKCPSKGSNINASTCNDDQSSDNLSRLNERNLRISSQKMKGKDMMNEQHKISTGNLVGSSKKFSVHPLSTQKSEVVVKKSVSPNFASSSNRSEKTKSRHPSNSHGVKSPGKSTEYHSTYYDQFAGRNKNDFRSTP; this is encoded by the coding sequence atgacagagtatggaaTTCCCATTACTAAAGAAAATCTCAAGAAATTCAAACGGAAAAGAAGCAATAAGAGAATATCCTGCTTCATATGTCGTGAGAAAGGTCATTCTGCAAGTAAATGTCCAAGCAAAGGATCAAACATTAATGCATCTACATGCAATGATGATCAATCTTCAGACAACTTATCTAGGTTAAATGAGAGAAATTTGAGAATTAGTTCTCAAAAAATGAAGGGAAAAGATATGATGAATGAACAACACAAGATATCAACTGGAAATCTTGTTGGTTCTTCTAAAAAATTCTCTGTTCATCCCTTATCTACTCAAAAATCAGAGGTGGTTGTCAAGAAGTCGGTTTCTCCAAATTTTGCTTCTTCAAGTAACAGATCTGAGAAGACTAAAAGTAGACATCCTTCAAACTCACATGGAGTTAAATCTCCTGGCAAGTCTACAGAGTATCATAGTACATATTATGATCAGTTTGCTGGAAGAAACAAAAACGATTTTAGATCAACTCCCTAG